AACGCGGTCGAATACTTCGTATCGTATTACGACTATTACCAGCCGGAGGCGTATATCCCCTCGGGCGACGTGTACATCGAGAAGGAAGCGACCATCAACGACGAGCTGGACAAGCTGCGTCTGTCGGCGACCAAGTCGCTGTTCGAGCGGCGCGACTGCGTGATCGTGGCCTCGGTGAGCTGCATCTACGGCCTGGGCTCGCCCGACGCTTACTACGGGATGATGATGTTCCTGGAGAAGGGACAGAAGATCAAACGCGAGGACATCACACGGCGGCTGGTCGAGATCCTGTACGAGCGCACCGACGGCGAGTTCCGGCGCGGCACCTTCCGCGTGCGCGGCGACGTGATCGAGCTCTTCCCCACCTACGACGACAACGCCTACCGCATCGAGCTGTGGGGCGACAATATCGAGTCGCTATCGCAGATCGATCCCTTGTTCGGCACGGTCAAGCAGAAGTACGTGCGCCTGCCCATCTATCCGAAGACGCACTACGTGATGTCGAACGAGACCAGGAACCGCGCGCTGGACTCGATCAAGGAAGAGCTGAAGTGGTGGGAAGCCGAGATGGAGAAGAACGGGCGGCTGGTGGAATCGCAGCGCGTCCACCAGCGCACCATGTTCGATCTGGAGATGATCAAGTCAGTCGGCTACTGCCACGGCATCGAGAACTACTCGCGGCACTTCTCGGGCCGCCTGCCGGGCGAGGCGCCGCCTACGCTGCTCGACTACGTGCCCCGCGACTATCTGCTGTTCATCGACGAGTCGCACCAGACGGTCCCGCAGCTCCACGGCATGTACCACGGCGACCGCTCGCGCAAGGAGACGCTGGTTGAGTACGGATTCCGCTTGCCATCGGCGCTCGATAACCGCCCGCTGACCTTCGAGGAGTTCGAACACCGCGTCAACCAGGCGGTCTACGTCTCGGCGACGCCGGGCCCCTACGAGCTGACCAAGTCCGCGGGGGTCGTGGTCGAGCAGATCATCCGCCCGACCGGGCTGATCGACCCCGAGGTCGAAGTGCGCCCGGTGAAGGGCCAGATCGACGACCTGTTGCACGAGATCCGCGCCCGCGCCGAGAAGGGCGAGCGGGTGCTGGTGACCACGCTCACCAAGCGCATGGCCGAGGACCTGGCCGAGTACTACAGCGAGGTCGGGGCGCGCTGCCGCTACATGCATTCGGAGATCGTGACCCTGGAACGCATCAAGATCCTGCGCGACCTGCGCAAAGGCGAGTTCGATGTGCTCATCGGCATCAACCTGCTGCGGGAAGGGCTGGACCTTCCGGAAGTCTCGCTGGTGGCGATCCTTGACGCAGACAAGGAGGGCTTCCTGCGGTCGAGCGGATCGCTGATCCAGACCATGGGGCGCTGCGCGCGCAACCTGAACGGCCGGGCGATCCTTTACGCGGACAGGATGACCGATTCGATGCAGAAGGCGATCGATGAGACGAACCGGCGCCGGGCGATCCAGCATGCCTACAACGAGGAGCACGGCATCACGCCGGAATCGATCGTACGCCCACTGGAGATGTCGCTGGCGCGGATCGTTGAGGCCGATTACGTGGATATCGGTGAGGCTGCCGAGGGCCTGCCGGAATTCAAGTCGCAGGAAGAGGTGGACGCCTACATCGCCAAACTCGAGAGCGAGATGCGGGAGGCGGCGAAGAGGTTCGAGTTCGAGCGCGCGGCGAAATTGCGCGACACGATCAAGGATCTGCGCACAAAGGAATTTCTTTTCGCGTGAGCAAGCACTCAGTACTCAGTACTCGGTACTCAGATGAAATCCGATTCGTCTGAACTGAGCACTGGGTACCGAGTACTGAGTACTATCTTCCGACAGAAAAGCGTCCCGCGAAACCACTCGGGACGCTTTCTTGCGCCGCTCCAAATTCCTTGCGGCGCTAACCTCGATAGCAGTTGTCAGTTGTCAGTTCTCAGTAGCACCGACTGAGAACCGAGAACTCATTCCGACTCCTGTAAAGTCTTGATGTGCGCCTCCAAGGCGCGGCTGTATTCGCGCTCCGCCTCGAGTTCGGCCTGAAGCTTCTTGACCAGCCCCTCCAGACGCATGATCTCCAGCCGCGTCTTGGCGATGTCCATCGAGGGCGTCGCGCGCGGCGCCTGGGGCGCAATCGCGGCAGGAGCGGGTGCAGCGGGCGCAGGCGAGGCCGGGAATTGGGTCACATTCGACAGCGGCGGCGCTGCGACCTGTGGCCGGGTTGCTGCCGGAACGGCGGTCGGAGGCGTCGCGGCACGCGGCCGTCCCGCGACCCCGGATGCCTGGGCGGCGAAGATGCTGCTCAGGGCGGCGGCCGATGCGGCCGCGGCGGCGGGCGGCGGTGCTGGAGCGGCAGCCCCGGGCCGCAGCAAGTGACGCACGCGCGTGATCAGGTCCTGGGGCTGGAAAGGCTTGCGGATGAGCTCATCGGCTTTCACCGCGAATGCCTTCTCCGCCACGGCGCGATTCACCACGCCCGACATCAGGATCACGGGGGTCTTGCCCAGAACGGGATGCTGCTTGATGTACTGGCAGACTTCGTAGCCGTCCTTGTCGGGCATGATGACGTCGCTGATCACGACGTCGGGTTTGACCTGCTCGATCTGCTCGAAGGCCGATGCGGCGTCGTGGCAAGCCACCACGTGGATATTCTCGCGGCGGAAGGCGATCTTGATGACTTCGCGCATGGTGGCGGAGTCGTCGATGAAATAGACGGTCGGTGCGGCAGCGGTTGCTTGCGCCAGGTCGGCCATCACGCGCCTCCTTCCGTGGTGTGAGCGTCTTCATCGACCTCGCGCAGGGCTTCGAGCATCATTTCGGTGGCGCTGCGCAGCACGGTGCGCGTGCCGGCGCAGGCGCCGGGCACGAATTTGTACACGCCGGTTTCCTCGCCGTTGCAGCATTTCACGATCTGGACGACGGCTTCGTCGCCGATGAGGTCTCCGGCCTCGGCATGCGAGATGTCGCCGCCGTCGAAAAAGATGATGCCATCCACTTCCCGGGTATTCACGTGCAGCGCGCCGCTTTGGCGGGAGTGGCAGAGCATCTGCACCACGCCGGGAAGGTCGAGGTGGGAGAGGCTGCCGCTCAGCGCGGTGTCGGTGGCGCCAAGCATCTGCGTGGGCTGGAAGCCCTCGGTGTGGCTCTTCAGAAACGTTCGCACGTGGGTAGCGATGTGCTCGGGGCCGAGGCGGCGGTCCAC
The window above is part of the Terriglobia bacterium genome. Proteins encoded here:
- a CDS encoding response regulator is translated as MADLAQATAAAPTVYFIDDSATMREVIKIAFRRENIHVVACHDAASAFEQIEQVKPDVVISDVIMPDKDGYEVCQYIKQHPVLGKTPVILMSGVVNRAVAEKAFAVKADELIRKPFQPQDLITRVRHLLRPGAAAPAPPPAAAAASAAALSSIFAAQASGVAGRPRAATPPTAVPAATRPQVAAPPLSNVTQFPASPAPAAPAPAAIAPQAPRATPSMDIAKTRLEIMRLEGLVKKLQAELEAEREYSRALEAHIKTLQESE
- the uvrB gene encoding excinuclease ABC subunit UvrB — protein: MIMDFKLVSDYKPRGDQGRAIEQLNRGVAEAEKHQVLLGVTGSGKTFTMAKLIEQANRPTLVLAHNKTLAAQLYHEFKSFFPNNAVEYFVSYYDYYQPEAYIPSGDVYIEKEATINDELDKLRLSATKSLFERRDCVIVASVSCIYGLGSPDAYYGMMMFLEKGQKIKREDITRRLVEILYERTDGEFRRGTFRVRGDVIELFPTYDDNAYRIELWGDNIESLSQIDPLFGTVKQKYVRLPIYPKTHYVMSNETRNRALDSIKEELKWWEAEMEKNGRLVESQRVHQRTMFDLEMIKSVGYCHGIENYSRHFSGRLPGEAPPTLLDYVPRDYLLFIDESHQTVPQLHGMYHGDRSRKETLVEYGFRLPSALDNRPLTFEEFEHRVNQAVYVSATPGPYELTKSAGVVVEQIIRPTGLIDPEVEVRPVKGQIDDLLHEIRARAEKGERVLVTTLTKRMAEDLAEYYSEVGARCRYMHSEIVTLERIKILRDLRKGEFDVLIGINLLREGLDLPEVSLVAILDADKEGFLRSSGSLIQTMGRCARNLNGRAILYADRMTDSMQKAIDETNRRRAIQHAYNEEHGITPESIVRPLEMSLARIVEADYVDIGEAAEGLPEFKSQEEVDAYIAKLESEMREAAKRFEFERAAKLRDTIKDLRTKEFLFA
- a CDS encoding DUF4388 domain-containing protein translates to MSTMTAELPKLLLIDSNVFFAKRLSEALKQEGFEVEHCTQSAYALTALEWNTPAAILCATNLREMGAYEIPRILHADIKTAHIPIIAVGDGGDQALMEAFRAGCDDYVDRRLGPEHIATHVRTFLKSHTEGFQPTQMLGATDTALSGSLSHLDLPGVVQMLCHSRQSGALHVNTREVDGIIFFDGGDISHAEAGDLIGDEAVVQIVKCCNGEETGVYKFVPGACAGTRTVLRSATEMMLEALREVDEDAHTTEGGA